One genomic segment of Impatiens glandulifera chromosome 6, dImpGla2.1, whole genome shotgun sequence includes these proteins:
- the LOC124942067 gene encoding uncharacterized protein LOC124942067, translated as MYKTKLQQLFQQNQWQEPVYSISKEGPGHNLRFFATVTANGECFQSNPCRTSRGAQNSAAEVALGHFFSSNPLQDLQNENAPVSDPLLSVLPASHNVGLEGKLTSQSHTISQSQLRLTCVEVNDHENSLVLPALHNDGLEANLTLQSHSINESQRPLAHLELTDHKNSLDGGQWYKNRLQNYLQKRNLRFPEYSFESQGPPHASYFKCKVTVCGQSYQSNEFFLSMRDAENAAAKIAYEQISVNEDQKGDFGLYKNALQELAHKRGFLSPSYKTESCGPGHSLTFLSTVIVDDKIYLGIAAKSKKQAEVNAAKSAYDSLQGINLGTHLEDPCVSNEIKEVVMFDSTTKNVLNGSINASPMLEQEDIRDGKRPRSFMSC; from the exons ATGTACAAGACAAAGCTTCAACAGTTGTTTCAACAGAATCAATGGCAAGAACCAGTGTATTCGATTTCAAAGGAAGGTCCAGGTCACAATCTACGTTTCTTTGCCACTGTTACCGCTAACGGTGAATGTTTTCAGTCCAATCCTTGCCGAACTTCTAGAGGAGCTCAGAATAGCGCCGCTGAGGTTGCTTTAGGTCATTTCTTCAGCTCCAATCCGTTGCAAGATTTGCAGAATGAAAATGCTCCAGTTTCTGATCCTTTGCTTTCTG TTCTTCCTGCCTCACATAATGTTGGATTGGAAGGGAAATTGACTTCACAATCGCACACGATAAGTCAGTCACAGCTTCGTCTTACCTGTGTAGAAGTAAACGACCATGAGAACTCTCTcg TTCTTCCCGCCTTACATAATGATGGATTGGAAGCGAATTTGACTTTACAATCACACAGCATAAACGAGTCGCAGCGTCCTCTTGCCCATTTAGAGTTAACCGATCATAAGAATTCTCTTG ATGGAGGACAATGGTATAAAAATCggttacaaaattatttacaaaagaGAAATCTTAGGTTTCCAGAGTATTCATTTGAGAGCCAAGGTCCTCCACATGCTTCTTACTTCAAGTGTAAGGTTACTGTGTGTGGACAGAGTTATCAGAGTAATGAATTTTTCCTCAGCATGAGAGATGCTGAGAATGCTGCAGCAAAAATCGCCTATGAACAAATTTCAGTCAATGAAGATCAGAAG GGTGATTTTGGTCTTTATAAAAATGCCTTGCAAGAATTGGCTCACAAAAGAGGCTTCTTGAGTCCAAGTTATAAGACTGAAAGCTGTGGTCCAGGTCACTCGCTTACTTTTCTTTCAACCGTGATAGTAGATGACAAAATTTACCTAGGGATAGCTGCGAAGAGCAAAAAGCAGGCAGAGGTCAACGCAGCCAAGTCAGCATATGATTCACTTCAAG GTATCAATTTGGGAACACATCTCGAAGATCCTTGTGTATCTAACGAGATCAAAGAGGTGGTTATGTTTGATTCAACTAccaaaaatgttttgaatggcTCTATTAATGCTTCCCCCATGCTTGAACAAGAAGATATTAGAGACGGCAAAAGACCAAGGAGCTTTATGTCATGTTAA
- the LOC124942167 gene encoding putative disease resistance protein RGA1 isoform X3, with the protein MAEAALISGLLSNLAPLIKDEFSLFWSFKKEVQKLSSTLSSISAVLEDAERKKDKDKQTEDWLRKLKDVAYEVRDIMDDCTYEDLRLQVNRRNASSSTRIKVTNSITHPFISTWTRLKVGHKIKDVQEKLNQISSERQTLSLRESIHGKFISRWRETISLSSCNKVYGRDMEKKKIIDILVNNTSGACVDKKLSVLPIVGIGGLGKTTLAQTVFNDEEIAKHFEIKIWVCVSDEFDIQLVMKAILEEEKAEARSEELQKKVREKLSGKRYLIVLDDVWNEKFDEWDRLRSILDCGSNGAFVLTTTRKRNVATIMETIHHIQISLLSDEDCWLLFEERAFMCGTPKTPNFVDIGKEIAKKCKGVPLVAKTFGGQLSFKSDINEWSKIRDNEVWKTSQNEEESDLLPILRLSYYELPYHFRRCFVFCAIFPKDAEIEKERLIQLWMAHDLIPTVKNQEVEDIGNTIWKELCWRSFFQDEKLDYFEKEICKMHDLMHDLAQSVMKDECYMLDANSSNDGLKREIRHVRAIFDEFVKISAHSLKKIGGLQTLIFIKERDDKNVIKRISLSVLKKELPTLRVLELGYYYVQYQDLHYLGLHYLGCLKNLRYLDISGNKEITTLPDSICDLLNLQTLKLNGCSKLENLPRNTKDLISLRHLYLGECDGLKYMPREMGQLKHLKTLSLFVIGMKEKDGQLDELKELDICGSLTIKNLGRVSDATIARGVSMAEKTSIKKLWLLWRSNDEVDDNERKSTRDEKIGEALEVSTMLKTLTMNGYKGVNLPKLVSPIIPSAGVFPNLSLLKIFYCPKLGRLPPHLKALKYVTVWGECSDELLYSILNLSALNDLFLCGMGKRNVLFGAGYIPSSSSTLADNNNNNEAQLGGVRSTFQSLQGLTILHCKKLRRLFDEGMISKISGCQNKHFTNSLTRLTIGSCPELMISVEEFVGNLNINNNSLQRLYIRECPKLVSSEDADDFMALLRSLRARLGPEKFNVDILLGEE; encoded by the coding sequence ATGGCTGAAGCAGCTCTAATCAGTGGATTGCTTTCAAACTTGGCACCTCTGATTAAGGATGAATTCTCGTTGTTTTGGAGTTTTAAGAAGGAGGTTCAAAAGCTATCCAGCACTTTATCTTCGATTAGTGCCGTTCTTGAGGATGCAGAAAGAAAGAAGGACAAGGACAAACAAACGGAAGATTGGTTGCGGAAGCTCAAGGATGTGGCGTATGAGGTTCGAGACATCATGGACGACTGCACCTATGAAGATCTTCGTCTTCAAGTCAACAGGCGTAATGCCTCCTCTTCAACCCGGATCAAGGTAACCAACTCAATAACCCATCCTTTTATCAGTACTTGGACACGTCTAAAAGTTGGTCACAAAATTAAGGATGTTCAAGAGAAGCTTAACCAAATTTCTTCAGAGCGCCAAACGTTAAGTTTGCGTGAATCTATTCATGGCAAGTTTATTAGTCGTTGGCGTGAAACCATATCTCTTTCTAGTTGTAATAAAGTATATGGGAGAGATATGGAGAAGAAAAAGATTATTGATATTCTGGTCAATAATACATCTGGTGCTTGTGTTGATAAAAAACTATCTGTTCTACCCATTGTTGGAATTGGGGGTCTTGGTAAAACAACACTTGCCCAAACGGTCTTCAACGACGAGGAGATTGCTAAGCattttgaaatcaaaatctGGGTTTGTGTTTCTGATGAATTTGATATTCAACTGGTGATGAAAGCCATCTTAGAAGAAGAAAAGGCGGAAGCACGCTCAGAAGAATTGCAGAAAAAAGTTAGAGAGAAATTGAGCGGGAAAAGATATTTAATTGTATTGGATGATGTTTGGAATGAAAAATTTGATGAATGGGATCGGTTGAGATCTATCTTGGACTGTGGATCAAATGGTGCGTTTGTCCTTACCACGACACGAAAAAGAAATGTGGCAACAATTATGGAAACGATTCATCATATTCAGATATCATTGCTCTCTGACGAGGATTGTTGGCTACTCTTTGAAGAGCGTGCATTTATGTGTGGGACACCAAAAACTCCAAACTTTGTTGATATTGGAAAAGAAATAGCTAAAAAATGTAAGGGTGTTCCCTTAGTTGCCAAGACATTTGGAGGTCAATTGAGCTTCAAAAGTGATATAAATGAATGGTCTAAAATAAGAGATAATGAGGTATGGAAGACATCTCAAAATGAAGAAGAATCTGATCTCTTGCCTATTCTAAGGTTGAGTTACTATGAACTTCCTTATCATTTTAGAAGATGCTTTGTGTTTTGTGCTATATTTCCCAAGGATGCTGAAATTGAAAAGGAGAGATTAATCCAATTGTGGATGGCTCATGATTTAATTCCTACAGTTAAAAACCAAGAAGTGGAAGATATTGGGAATACAATTTGGAAAGAGTTGTGTTGGAGATCCTTTTTTCAAGACGAgaaattagattattttgaaaaagagaTATGTAAGATGCACGATCTTATGCACGATCTTGCCCAATCTGTTATGAAAGATGAATGTTATATGTTGGATGCTAACAGCTCAAATGATGGTTTAAAACGAGAAATTCGTCATGTAAGGGCAATATTTGatgaatttgtcaaaatatcAGCTCATTCTCTTAAGAAAATTGGAGGGTTGCAAACGCTAATATTCATCAAAGAGAGAGATGATAAAAATGTCATAAAGCGGATTTCTTTGAGTGTCTTGAAGAAGGAACTTCCGACTTTACGCGTCCTTGAACTGGGGTACTACTATGTGCAATATCAAGATTTGCATTACCTGGGATTGCATTACCTGGGATGTCTAAAAAATCTGAGATATTTAGACATTTCGGGTAATAAAGAGATAACAACATTACCGGATAGTATTTGTGATCTCTTGAACTTACAGACTTTGAAACTCAATGGTTGTTCTAAGCTTGAAAATTTGCCCAGAAATACGAAAGACCTTATTAGTCTGCGGCATCTTTATTTGGGGGAGTGTGATGGATTAAAATATATGCCTAGAGAGATGGGGCAATTGAAACATCTGAAGACGTTAAGCTTGTTTGTCATAGGCATGAAGGAGAAAGACGGTCAACTAGATGAATTAAAAGAATTGGATATCTGCGGATCATTGACAATTAAGAATCTTGGGAGAGTTAGTGATGCAACTATTGCAAGAGGGGTAAGTATGGCTGAAAAGACGAGTATCAAGAAGCTTTGGTTGTTATGGAGATCTAATGATGAAGTTGATGATAATGAGAGGAAGAGTACTAGAGAtgagaaaattggtgaagctctAGAGGTTTCAACGATGCTGAAAACATTGACGATGAATGGTTACAAAGGTgtgaatctcccaaaattggtGTCTCCTATTATTCCTAGTGCCGGAGTATTCCCTAATCTATCCCTgctgaaaatattttattgccCAAAGCTAGGGAGATTGCCGCCTCATCTCAAAGCACTCAAATATGTAACTGTTTGGGGTGAATGTTCGGATGAGTTGTTATATAGCATCTTAAATCTTAGTGCTCTCAATGATCTCTTTCTTTGTGGTATGGGAAAAAGAAATGTTTTATTTGGAGCTGGTTATATACCTTCATCATCGTCAACCCTTGcggacaataataataataatgaagcaCAATTAGGAGGAGTACGCTCAACTTTCCAATCTCTTCAAGGTCTGACTATTCTCCACTGCAAGAAGTTAAGGCGTTTGTTTGATGAGGGAATGATATCAAAGATTAGTGGCTGCCAGAACAAACACTTCACCAACTCTCTCACGAGATTGACTATTGGTAGTTGTCCGGAGTTGATGATATCAGTTGAGGAATTTGTTGGAAAcctcaatattaataataattcactaCAGAGATTGTATATTAGAGAATGTCCTAAGTTGGTGTCTTCAGAAGATGCGGACGATTTTATGGCACTCCTGCGTTCTCTTCGAGCAAGACTTGGTCCTGAGAAGTTCAATGTAGATATTCTATTGGGAGAGGAATAG